TGCGTCCAACGATAATATTCTAAGCATCCTaagaaattcattaaatttacaatatgtatgctacaacaaaatatcaattttaatttcttagcaatacgattaaaaaattgacaatctCAAAACTCAGATTTAcgagaaaaattctatttcttttaaaatataaacttctAACCTTAGatgtttaatatttgtcattcaaataaaaacttgagttttaagaaaaatcttttaccATTTGACATTTTGTTAGTTTATTGATTACATAAGGAATGtgattaaaaatcaataacataaaatttcaagttcttTAAAGATCTTACATTAAAGTAAAACTTCTTGAAACATCAGTCGTTCATATTCATTGTGCATTCgccaaaattgtttttaaaaacattttcaagaaatactttataattatctgttattaaataattgaataatttcaatCTTCATTGAAGCATTACttcataaaaaagtaattttttggCCATGACAAGATCATATTCCCATAATTTATCTAAACAAGGTTCTAAGCAAGGTAACCAGCAGAGATACGTAAAATTCACTTGAACTTTATCAACAACGGAGAccatagtatataaaaatcatagatTGTAAACATACACAATAGACGAATCAACCAATTATAGTCAAGAATGTCGACCATAATTGGACAATTCTTTTTGATTACAAGTTCTACtgcatatgtttttttatacgcCATGGCCGCGCCCGCGTCACTAGTGTTTACAATTCAAAGGCATGACGGATCAATAGTTTCCCTGTCGCGTATCCGTTCTGTATAATAGtgctaatttattttgtgattGCGCCTAACTTTAAATATGCCGTCCCGTGGAGAGGATATCCTCAAAGGCTTTCAAGTGTATCCTTtacgattctttttttttcagcgcGATTCTTTCgaaattgcaaaagtttgaCAGGTTAGAATGTAGGTTATGATTGTATGTTTGCAGGTTAGAATCAAATGTCAAACTCAAACAATTTGGGATTCCAAGTCCAATAATgtgaaatttgttaatttatgtgggtaaaatttatcgttaaGCAAATATGTTTTCTTAACAATGCTTTATTAGTAATTGGATGAATTTGCGCGACGCTGACAATGGGAAAATCCTATGGCAGGGTAACGAAGATTTGTGAGTGATCTTTTGAAATCAGTTGCCGCACAACGCTGTAATAATACTAAGTTACACAGTTAACCTTATAATTGTAGATCTGTACCTGATGTAGAGCACGAGGCGCGTGTACCAAAGAAGATCCTGCGATGCCGCGCGGTGTCGAGGGAAATCAATTTCAGTTCAGCAGAGCCTATGGAAAGGTTTCGTTTAGAGCAGAAGGTATTATTCAAAGGCCGCTGCTTGGAGGAGTGGTTCTTCGAGTTTGGATTCGTGATTCCTAACAGCACAAATACGTGGCAGAGCTTGATTCAAGCTGCACCTGAGAGTCAAATGATGCCAGCAAATGTATTGAAGTAAGTGAAGACACACTGCGAATG
Above is a genomic segment from Linepithema humile isolate Giens D197 chromosome 6, Lhum_UNIL_v1.0, whole genome shotgun sequence containing:
- the PrBP gene encoding retinal rod rhodopsin-sensitive cGMP 3',5'-cyclic phosphodiesterase subunit delta translates to MPSRGEDILKGFQVNWMNLRDADNGKILWQGNEDLSVPDVEHEARVPKKILRCRAVSREINFSSAEPMERFRLEQKVLFKGRCLEEWFFEFGFVIPNSTNTWQSLIQAAPESQMMPANVLNGNVVIETKFYDDDLLVSTSRVRLFYV